The window GAGTCTGACTCCAATAAGAAGCCTTTAATTCGAGGACGCTAAGCTCCAGAAAGGCTCGAATTAGCTTTCTGTTGGTACAAGAAGGGGGGTCAAagtaaaaaacattgtttggttTGATTTAGATTTCAGTGTTATCATGTTCTAGGTGATCACAAAATTCTCCTTCCATCTTTtcttaaattaatttacatTGTACAAATAATGCAACCTTTCTACTTTTCTTATTTGTAGCCTGAACACCACGGTGGCTCCTCTCTTCTACGCGGATCAGTTCCTTCAGTTTTCCACCTCTCTGCCCACTCAGTTCATTTACGGCCTGGGTGAGCACCGTTCCACCTTTCTGCATGACGTCCACTGGACCACGCTCACCATGTGGGCCAGAGATGTCCCCCCTATGGTAATCGCAGCATTCTTTGCTCTGTTTACACTTGTTGCCCTGTCGTAACATCGGTGGTTGCTGCAGTCCACGTAGCAGAGATACTTGAGAGATAAACTGAGAATGGGctaaaagttcagtttaaagTTGTTGGGACATGACTGAGTGTTTGTTTGCGTCCGTGCTGGAAAATTACTATGAAACACGACTGGCTTTGTTGCATCGTAAGAAAAATCTGCTGCAGCGCTAAATGAAATATCATCTGGGTTTATTTTATCAATATAGCACCCGGTCCATGGCTTTCATAGCTTCTGGCTTGACTAGAAATATTTACTGTTGTTTATAAGatgtcataaaacaaaatatgatgtaattgtgttttttttctgccctgtAGGAGCAGACAAACCTGTACGGGGTCCACCCGTTTTACCTTGCAATGGAAGATGGAGGGAATGCACAAGGCTTCTTCCTGCTGAACAGTAATGCAATGGGTCAGTCTGAAGATCGCCCCATTTCAAGTCTGGATGGGAGCTGAAATACAAAACTTTAGCTGTGACTAATGTACATGAAAAGCTGGGGCTCATATTTACAAGATTCTTACAGTTGCTCAGATTGAAACTGCTGACTTAATTAGGAAATCacagaaaagcagaagtttCAGTTGGACGTTCCTGTGAGTTATTTGTTGTTTGGGGGTGAACTCATGAAGCTGTACACGTAAAGTTCTGTTTCTTTACAGTCACTGGTTTGTCAACATTAAACCTAAAgttacacaaaaaatatttaaaataagctTCGATATAGATCCTTATTTGTTATTCCTtgttctgcctttttaaaagtacataaatatacattttattcataGTTTTTGTAACTAAATGTGCTCGTTATTTGCTTGTCCGTTGTGGTAACTTTCTCTCTGTTTAATCAGATGTGGTCCTCCAGCCCGGCCCGGCACTCACCTGGCGTACTATTGGTGGAATCCTTGACTTCTACGTTTTTCTCGGCCCTGATCCTGCTTCAGTGGTGGAACAGTATGTGGAAGTTATAGGTCAGTGAGAGGGTGCTGAGTGACTGATATTACTATATTAGAACTTATAAGactcatgttatttttaaaacctttctgtAGTCAGGAAcaatagtttaaaaacaaaactacatttgtcaccccaattatttatttttttttagatatttttgagATGACAGGTTTTTCTTtatccttctgtttttttttctccaggacACCCAGTCATGCCCATTTACTGGGCTTTAGGGTACCACCTCTGTCGCTGGGGCTACAACACCAGTAACTCTACCTGGGAAGTTGTTAAAAACATGAGGAATTATGGAATACcacaggtgattttttttttctgcatagaATTACCAAGCACAAGCTAGTCCCAAAGGGTCAGATatatcttttgttgttgttgttgttgttgtttgcactTCCTCCTTAAACAGGTCACACATGTCAGATCCTCCCTTttaatactgtttttttaaatcgaCTTATTAGTAGTTGCAacagttatagctgtttttttctttagttttggcACATTTCATTGTCATTccaacaaatatatttattactAGAATTTATCCATACTAACTTTAAATTTTCCCACCTTTTTTGTGGCTGTTGACCACGGCATAAGTTTGTGCCAACCTCAATTTTGACGGTGTGTTGGTTTGATTTCAGGATGTCCAGTGGAACGACATCGACTACATGGACCAGTTCAAGGACTTCACTTTTGATGGAACCAAGTTCGACACGCTTCCCGACCTTGTTAGAGACCTGCACGCTCATAACCAGACCTATGTCATAATCCTGGTACATAGACGCTTGTGTCTCCTGTCACGTGTTGTGTGTCTGATTTCGTTGCTCTTGTCTAACGGTTGTTCTCATCCGGCTGCAGGACCCAGGTATCAGCAGCACCCAGCCTGAGGGCTCATACTGGCCTTTTGACGAGGGACTGAAGAGAGGAGTGTTTATTAAAGACTCTGAGGGAAAAACACTTATTGGGAAGGTGAGACTGAAGTTTCAACATTAGCTGTAAAAGTTAGGTTTTTTCTATGAGGAGGAATTTCACTTTccctgttttctgctgtttctcagaggcaaaaaaaaaatcaattccaGCTTTTATTGATATAGAGTTTAAGACtgaaatatttgtgtttcagaggTTTGATTAAATGAAATAAGTTTATAGAGAAGGATTTAGGTGGCAGATCAGGTTGTGTTAGTTCCCAAAGTGGCTAAAGAAACGTGCTTTCTTTCCAAATGTCCTTCATCTTAGCGTACATCTCAAAAATCTTTAACATTCTGCTTCACCTGGACCAGTTCTAAACACCAGATAAGATGGATAATGCATAACGAAGCACGTGATTAAGATGCAAAGCttcttgattattttttctctctctcctctcaggTGTGGCCTGGTCTGACTGCATATCCTGACTTCTCTGATGAAGTTACACACAAATGGTGGTACGAGAACCTGCACAGGTTCCACGAGAAGGTCCCATTTGATGGATTGTGGATTGTATGTAAAGAATTAAAAGTGTCGTTGAGTTCAAAGCGTTTTTTGTGTACCAATCActgacattgttttatttatttgtaggaCATGAATGAGCCATCAAACTTCCTGGATGGATCAACAAATGGCTGTCCATCAGATAGTCTGGAAAATCCACCATATACTCCAGGTTGAAGACATGCATCCTTACAACAAACCCATACacgtaacaacaacaacatacaaACAGTTCTGACTGTTGGGATGTGTGTTTTGATTTCAGGCGTGCTGGGAGGTTTGCTGAGATCCAAAACCGTGTGTGCCTCTGCACAGCAGAAACTCTCCACACATTATAACATGCACAGTCTGTATGGACTGATGGAAGCTAAAGCCTCTGCAAGGTCTggatttttaaaacactaataGACATcacagttttctgtgtttctttcctAAATCTCTTTGCCGTTTCCCCTTTCTGTTCAGTGCTCTGAAGCAGATTTTGGGAAAGAGACCTTTTGTGATCTCCCGCTCCTCCTTCCCCAGTCAGGGGTTGTACTCCGGTCACTGGCTGGGAGACAACAGGAGCCTGTGGAAAGATCTTTACACTTCGATCGCAGGTTAGAGCCTCAACCGAGTTTcttatttgttcatttcagactattggaaataaaatgcatataaGACATCGTAATAATATTGACTTTAGAAACAAGATAATATCACAAAGAGTCACAAAAAGAGGTGAAGGCTGATAAATGTTCTTATCAAACATCTTCGTTGCCTTAAATATAACatgggaaaaaagaacaaatcggatatccacaaaaaaatatgaaaacaaaatgagtcacacAGCTAAGCAAAACCTACACCTCCTTCTCCCATCCGGCACAGAGATGCACCTCTCCCCACTCACACAAATTtctactttttatgttttaattttcaaaataaattgctGTTATTCTGACCGCTTTGTGTTGAGAATAACTGCTCACAAATTAGTTTAGGCAAGATTTAGATTTaaggaaaaatgtaaatgatcTATTTAAAGGTCCATCATGTTGCGCTCAGGGAAATCCATTGCCAGAAGTGCAATGAAATGCATCGGTGCATTACATTGCATTTTACTGCATACATGCAGTGGTGTGCAACCACAAGAAAATGCAAATCGCTTTGCTGTGGTTCCCTTAGTTTGAgccttttatattaaaatgaagCCCAGGCCCAGTTTGTCTTTTGCAGCTGGTTATGTTCGCTGCACTGTTGTGTTTCTACTGTGGCTAAACTGACAAACAAGACATGGGCTTCAGATTGGGCCTTTCCTGTACAgtatttaaatcatttcttaGTTTTATCGTACGCTGGCCTGGTAGGTTGGTGGTCAGTGTAGCAGTTCTGTAATCtcgaggctgcaggttcaaagCCCAGGTGGTGTCAGAAAGGACGTTTGCCATAAAGCAGTTGCCAAGTCTTTTGTGTAAGTTCGCTCACGCCTGCAGAACGGAGCACGTGGTGCACGTGTGCAGCGACGTCTGGTTCTCTAGAGTTCTTTTGCAATTTCATTGTATTGTTTATacagtgacaataaaaacattttatcttgtcTTGAAGTaatgtaaagtttgttttataactCGTATTTTTCACCCTATTTAATTTCAGGGatcttgacctttaaccttctgGGCATCCCGTTGGTGGGAGCAGACATCTGCGGCTTCAGTGAGGAACCACAGGAGGAACTGTGCGTCCGCTGGACTCAGCTGGGAGCTTTCTATCCTTTCACGCGAAACCACAATTCTATCGGCATGCAGGTAAGTGTTGCGCATTGGAACCTAACGTCTCTGTGACGAAGCACAGGTGTGAGCTGCACATATATTTCACGAAGGTACCGACTAAATTTGCACCATTTTGACTGGAAATTAAACACCTTAAATTTTATTCGTGAGAAGACAGCCAACAGCAGTGATCTGTTTTCGAGAGGAGACAGCCCCTTTAAATCAGACAGCAGCTACAAGATTctagtttctttttcattcagcTTAAAAGAGCCACTCTAGTTGTAATAGCACAATATAAAGACATAAATATAACCtacatactgtattttttccTGGTTCGATTTAGTGTTTGCCTCCCTGATGGCTAGTAGCTAACTTGTGATCAAACACACCGCAGAAGTTAAGTCTGTTTTTCTCCTATTTCCTAAATAAAGGATCAGGATCCGACAGCTTTCAGCCCGTTGGCTCGTACAGCCATGAAAGACGCTCTGCTGCTGCGTTACTCCCTCTTCCCGTTCCTCTACACACTCTTTCATCACGCACACGCACACGGACACACTGTTGCAAGGCCGTTAATGTTTGAGTAAGTAGTTTTCGTGTGCCTTTTACGTGTGATCAGTTACTTTTGCTTTGGTATCTTTGATACACTAAAGGGGTTTTAACTCTATGCTTCGTGTATCTTTCAGGTTTCCAAAAGATGTAAAAACTTACGGGATTGACAAACAGTTCCTTTGGGGAAAGAGTTTGTTAGTGACGCCAGTGTTGGATCCTGGTGTCAACTATGTGGACGGTTACTTCCCAGAGGGCCTGTGGTACGACTACTTCACGGTAAGGCTTGATATCAACAGAACGATAAAAGGTAAACAGGAGGGCTTTAACGGGGTATTTCTACTCTCACCGTCCTTTATTTTCTCCTCAGGGCAACTCTGTGCGCAGCAAAGGAGAGGAGCTCCGACTCGATGCGCCGTTAGACAAGATCAATGTGCATTTGCGTGAAGGTTCAGTTGTTCCAACACAGGTAAATAGGATGTTCAGTTTAGTggttattataaaaaaaactcaggaaTGTGCATTCTGAAAGTTTGTGTAAAACTCAACCAATTCTGAGACCTCACCATCAAAAcgaaatgaacaaaacaaagcatgagAACATTCATCCGATCATATTTGGCATCTAATACTTTACGTATCTAAAGCATGAGTCTATATCAGTAGTTTCTTCTAATATTTATCTGTTGATGTGTGGACAGGCGCCCAACCTGACTCTGTGGATCAGCAGTGGTCAGCCTCTGCACCTGGTCTCAGCTCTTTCTGACGACGGTTCTGCCGATGGAGATCTGTTCTGGGACGACGGGGAGACCGTGGACACCTACGAGACCAACCAGTACACCTACATCATCTTCAGCGTcactcaggttttttttgtttcactcttGATTCGACAAGAATTTCTTCTGCTGCCTCAGCCTGAATTGTAATCACAGTCAGAGTTTGATTGAGATTATATGTCTCAGGGATCCAGCCGATGACTTGGACGAACTTTGGTTCCTTTAGAaaactgctttgtttatttcataCTATACAGAACTTTTCAGATATGCTCTATGTGTGAATGTATCTACggtctctgtaaaactgaggtTAAACCAAAGATGCAAAATCTTGCAATCCCAATAAAagcaaatgaacagaaaaattaGGCTTcccaatgtgaataaaaaagctTTAGCAAATGAAGAGACATTTACAGTTCAGATGtggaatgtttatttttagagcaatgttaaataaacatatattgtagttgatttaaacattaattatCCTGTTTGTCTTTAGAATAAGATGACATCCCAGGTGCTCCACAGCCAACAGGAAATGTCGCTCATAACCGTAGGCTCAGCATCTTTCTATGGCGTCCAAGAGAAGCCAAATAAAGTGCTGGTGAATTCCCAAGAAGTACCGTTCACCTACAGAGACAACCAGGTGAGGACGGgtgttgttggaaaaaaaaaaagcagacaaaaattTCTCTTGGGGGAAAGTTTCAGTTGTCTTTTTCAGATGCTTGAGTATGAGCAGATTATTCACGTAAGGAAAAGTTGTGCATTTAAATCTGAAAGCTATCTAAAATCATGTtcttgatgatttttattttttccctttcgCTCTGCAGGTGTTGTCAGTCACAGATCTGGGTCTGAACCTCATTCAGAACTTCACCATCAGCTGGAAATGATGACTTTAGTTTCCTTTGCTGTCGGGAGTCACAAGCTGACAGAGGAGGCGCTGTGTGAGCATAGGGACAGCTGTGTTTTCCatcctttttttggttttacgCTTCAAAACACTGAATGTCAAAGACAACATCAAGTAATAGTAGCAGGACATAACTGTGGACATCTTTTTGATTCCATGTACTCCCCATCAAATCAGCTCCAGCGGCTGTTTTGGTCGTTAACGGCCTCGTAATCGAAAGCtaatagtttttgtttcctgttgttgtcTTTAGAAGACGGAGCCAAAGTAAACTGTTATTGTTGGAAGTGAAAGTGAAGGTACGGTATTTAGGAACAAGTTGGATCATGTTTGACTTGATCCTTTATGCTTCAGgaatattttgcacaatttaaaaagaaaagagcggGGACTTTTCTTCACACTCAATCACTGACCTGTTTATCACTCTTAACATTTCATAATGAGAGCTTAGTGTGAACGAAAAGCTGAGCCTTCTTTGCTTTAGTTGGATCAAAAGTGCATTTTTAGGACTTCTCATCGGCGGAAAGGTGACGTGCAATAAACACGAGGATCGTCTTCCATCCTTGAAATGTGACGAATCTGAATGTAGTTCCTGATCTACGGTGTTCTGtttgtgattgtttgttttcaggcgTTTTCGGTTGTTGCTGCAGTGTTGTGAAGCTAGGCAGAGGTGCCTTCTGATGATCATGTTATTGATGCATGTCTGGCTTTTTCCAAAACCTTTATTTGTTCAGCTTTATGTCatgagcacatttaaaacactgaagacCGTCGTACTGtcatgaacagaaaaaataggtattaaaaaattccttttttttgtgtgtgtgtagcttttaaaaatcacctACGTGACTTTAATGCTgatctgaactttgtttttgttgaaattgtGACACCACAATGTATTTTCTTATGTGTTTCAATTTTGTAGcaataggttttttttaaccaataggagatttttttttaatgaagttgttttcagtttagcaGCAGGACAAGAAGACtcaaggctaaaaaaaaaatcacattttctttcaaataaaaagtgtaatCCTGCAAACTTGCTTTAAATGACCTTTATTCATAGTTGTGAGGTTTATCCGCCACACGAGGGCGCACTTTGTTATAAGTGCTGTTATTGTTGGTTTCTTTATTTACCTGTAATTAATCTCCTGGGACGAGATGTTTTTATGgatattttgtgcattttttttttttttaagctttgtgttttttgtttacatataAGAATTGCTTGATCTATTTTCTGTAACTCCTAAATACTGATCTGTTGCTGGTTGTTcatcaagaaataaaataaatctgcgaGCCGAGCTGTAGGGTTcttatttacctttttgtttcttaccaCGTCAAAGCTCAGATATCTTGAAGTTTTTCTctaaatcagtgttttgtttttttttttaatttgtatatgtTTTGTGTcctttgacttttctttttcattaattcagatgagaagcgaaatgtctccaacaagaaaagaagtccatttgcccctttttttattttgaaactcttaGGATAACTGGGACTCCACACAAACACTTCTTTTTCCTGACCTTTTCCACTTTGtccattgttttcctgtcagtgtttttcctttCAGAGATGCTGTTTTGCTTATAAATAAAAGCCCACAGTCTCCTCATTTTCTACACAGAGCTGTCACGTGGACAGAAAAGGATTCGGGACGCAGGAGCCATCCGAGGACTCTGACAGATTTGTTACTGAATTCCTTTAATAATTCTCCAGCGTGCGCTGCCTTCCAcagaaagcaaacaggaagtcatttaAAAGGGGGGCACCGATGCAGAAAGACAAGAGTTTTTCCACAAGACTTAATGAAAGAACACAAACACGCAGAAAGTGGaagcacagaagaagaagaagggggaaGAAAAGCCTCATGTTCTCCCTCTGATCACAGAGTTTTGGTGAAGTTTGCAGCTGATAaactggagcagcagcagacgTGTTGTTATTGGCTGCCTGGACCTTCTCAGGCTAACTGCTTCCAGATGGGAGTTTAAAGAGAGCACATCATTCAGagaagggggggaggaggagagaacTGTGGGGGTCTCTGTCAAAAGCATTGTGCTCTGCTGACGAGAACATTTCCTGTCTGGATTTGGGAggattagtgtgtgtgtgtgtgtgtggtggttgGGTGTTTGGCGTATGAAAAGAGGAGTGAAGTATGGGACATTTTAGGGGATTCTGTACTTGTTTGATGTTCTTGATCATGCTTGTATTGTAAATTTAGGGATCAAAAAGGGTATTTAAGGGTTTTCTGAAGAACTTGTTCCACCTGGGGTCTCTTAAAGCTTTCATAACGCTGCaggttgagttttatttatttaggcaaGTTTTGCTTCGTTAACGAAGTGATTATGTTCGGCGCTGCAGAGTGAAATGTGTCCACATTGATTTCAACACATGTATTTAATCATCGTGACAGATGGTTATTGTGCAGGAGATTTCTGGGAGTcataaaaaggctaaaaacagCTTCTTCATTGTTCAGTTCACTCTTTCTGCATGAAAGCTATTTGATGGCGTGGGGCTCTTTACTGCAGCAACACAATAAAGCTTTTCACAGCtcctttgtgtctgtgtgagatcctttcccccctttttttgttaaatttgcatttttaaaggtCCTTTCTTTCATTGATTTATGTTGTGGATTGTTGAGGGCTTGAGTTTTCCCTGAACCTTCAACTTTGTGTCtcatttgtattttagtttgagtaaaaatgtattttgaaatatttatatatatatatatatatatatatacacacaagcCGTAAGGACGACGGCAGAGGACTAGTAAGTGTGAGAGCCACTGTCCAGGATGAAACATCCAAGATCCATAAATACATCAAGGACAAGGCCTCAACAGACAATGTACTCAGCGAATGTCTCAGACAGTGGGGAACAGAGGACGAGGTGCTGGANNNNNNNNNNNNNNNNNNNNNNNNNNNNNNNNNNNNNNNNNNNNNNNNNNNNNNNNNNNNNNNNNNNNNNNNNNNNNNNNNNNNNNNNNNNNNNNNNNNNNNNNNNNNNNNNNNNNNNNNNNNNNNNNNNNNNNNNNNNNNNNNNNNNNNNNNNNNNNNNNNNNNNNNNNNNNNNNNNNNNNNNNNNNNNNNNNNNNNNNNNNNNNNNNNNNNNNNNNNNNNNNNNNNNNNNNNNNNNNNNNNNNNNNNNNNNNNNNNNNNNNNNNNNNNNNNNNNNNNNNNNNNNNNNNNNNNNNNNNNNNNNNNNNNNNNNNNNNNNNNNNNNNNNNNNNNNNNNNNNNNNNNNNNNNNNNNNNNNNNNNNNNNNNNNNNNNNNNNNNNNNNNNNNNNNNNNNNNNNNNNNNNNNNNNNNNNNNNNNNNNNNNNNNNNNNNNNNNNNNNNNNNNNNNNNNNNNNNNNNNNNNNNNNNNNNNNNNNNNNNNNNNNNNNNNNNNNNNNNNNNNNNNNNNNNNNNNNNNNNNNNNNNNNNNNNNNNNNNNNNNNNNNNNNNNNNNNNNNNNNNNNNNNNNNNNNNNNNNNNNNNNNNNNNNNNNNNNNNNNNNNNNNNNNNNNNNNNNNNNNNNNNNNNNNNNNNNNNNNNNNNNNNNNNNNNNNNNNNNNNNNNNNNNNNNNNNNNNNNNNNNNNNNNNNNNNNNNNNNNNNNNNNNNNNNNNNNNNNNNNNNNNNNNNNNNNNNNNNNNNNNNNNNNNNNNNNNNNNNNNNNNNcccgcggagggtgagaagggaatttttatatatatatatatatatatgtgtgtgtgtgtgtgtgtgtgtgtggatctaAGCTGATAGTTCTCAGGAATCATCTGGTCTAATTTTGAAGGAGTACATTTACTAAATATTAGTTCCTTGAGTTATTTAAAGTGGTACTTTATTATAAATCCTAACCTTTAGGACACTAACATAAGGAAGGAATGTCTGGGTTTTCTTCATCAGCTTAATCATGATCAATGCgaaacaaaatggatggatataaaaaagaatttgccatttagcacaaaaaaacagctaaagtttaGAGTtattagttagccttttggGTTTGGTGTTTAGTCACAGCCTAATAGTGTAAACACATAATAGATTATACCAAAATAGAGACTGTTTAAGGCAAACATGTTGACTTGTGGCTCAGTCTTCCAGCAGACAACATTAATACTTCTTCACTTTTCTGGATTTGGATTATAAACTACAGGGAAACTGATCATTCCGGCTATCGTTGCTCTTCGGGAGGAGAACATGAATGTTTGCAGTAAGTATTATGAGTTTGGTCCTAATATAGGCTAAGATATTTCATCCAAACCCATGACTGCAAATGTCACATTAACACttggtaaaaacaaagtgaaaaggTCAGCAGGGCTGCACGGGGATGCAGCTGGTTATCGTTGCTGCCTCGCCAGAAAAAGTTTGAATCTCAGCTGGAGCCTCTCTGTcagttctcctcctgcagatgtaggttttctccaggtgctctGGTTTCTGCTCACGGTCCAGAAACATGTGCTTTAGGTTAGGTGGTGATTTTAAATTGACATTAGGTGTTAgtggatggttgtttgtctcctttgGCTGGTGAGAGGAAAGGCTCGAAACCCAGATAATCCTGAACAGGATAAATgggtacagaaaatgaaagtAAGTGAGGAAAAGGTAAACTATTGGCTAACCAATAATCactaaaatatttgaaactcTGGTTTCCAAACTACTTTTCATATACATGTAATCTTCCAAAAACCTGTGGAGAAGTGTTGTTTCATGCCCTGTCAGGCCcaacaactcagtcattttttctgccatgagctaaagttttgtgcttttcctttctctttccTCTGATGAGCCCcgtttttaaaatctgacataAAGAAATCATTTATCCTCGCCTGCACTTCACCGAAACTATGTGTAGTTTCAGTTTCCTgtaaatt of the Kryptolebias marmoratus isolate JLee-2015 linkage group LG3, ASM164957v2, whole genome shotgun sequence genome contains:
- the si:ch73-12o23.1 gene encoding lysosomal alpha-glucosidase, whose protein sequence is MCFLCLCISEEIQTHINTMVSYKKLNPEDVQFSSAVLSEESRPAQEEVAVPEPERASLLPRRPSCSITTGVVIIGCLLLILGGGWLLHTIYWLHSPSSQQPHQPPPPAPGRSSDSRLPGEVNDTAAASRNEACSLIPEAWRFDCYPERGTIVTQELCEARNCCFIPASTSAPHPSRKNGIPWCFYPPDFPSYSLVSLNDTSMGFKGTLVKDVKTYYPGDILTVEVEVQHETDTRLRVRITDPSSPRFEVPISVPTSTKKAENPEYTVELSKQPFGLIVTRRSTGAVILNTTVAPLFYADQFLQFSTSLPTQFIYGLGEHRSTFLHDVHWTTLTMWARDVPPMEQTNLYGVHPFYLAMEDGGNAQGFFLLNSNAMDVVLQPGPALTWRTIGGILDFYVFLGPDPASVVEQYVEVIGHPVMPIYWALGYHLCRWGYNTSNSTWEVVKNMRNYGIPQDVQWNDIDYMDQFKDFTFDGTKFDTLPDLVRDLHAHNQTYVIILDPGISSTQPEGSYWPFDEGLKRGVFIKDSEGKTLIGKVWPGLTAYPDFSDEVTHKWWYENLHRFHEKVPFDGLWIDMNEPSNFLDGSTNGCPSDSLENPPYTPGVLGGLLRSKTVCASAQQKLSTHYNMHSLYGLMEAKASASALKQILGKRPFVISRSSFPSQGLYSGHWLGDNRSLWKDLYTSIAGILTFNLLGIPLVGADICGFSEEPQEELCVRWTQLGAFYPFTRNHNSIGMQDQDPTAFSPLARTAMKDALLLRYSLFPFLYTLFHHAHAHGHTVARPLMFEFPKDVKTYGIDKQFLWGKSLLVTPVLDPGVNYVDGYFPEGLWYDYFTGNSVRSKGEELRLDAPLDKINVHLREGSVVPTQAPNLTLWISSGQPLHLVSALSDDGSADGDLFWDDGETVDTYETNQYTYIIFSVTQNKMTSQVLHSQQEMSLITVGSASFYGVQEKPNKVLVNSQEVPFTYRDNQVLSVTDLGLNLIQNFTISWK